The Porites lutea chromosome 11, jaPorLute2.1, whole genome shotgun sequence genome contains the following window.
CTACACTGGAGAACTCTGTGCCAACAAGGAAAACGTATTTGATGTTCTTGCCGCCGCTAACCATCTCCAGATTACAAACATTGTCCACCAATGCTGTGATTTCTTGAATGTACATTTCGttcaagacaggtttgatttcCAACGTTATTGTCAGTTGTCTGCAGTCGCCGATAGACATGGTTTGAAAgaattacaagaaaatgtacAGCATAAGATGGCTTCAATTTATAAAGATGTCTGCGGCAATGAAGCATTCCTTTCCCAGATTAACCCAGACCAATTATTGAGCCTTCTCGTTCGAGATGACCTCAGCGCTCCATCGGAGACATTCGTCTTCAAATCTGTGATGCGTTGGATAAATCACCATAAGGAGGAAAGGCTTCCAGTCGCTGCTAAAATTATTGAAGCAGTCCGTCTTGGCCTGGTGGATGTTGGAGTGTTAATTGAGGAGCTAAACACAGAGGAAATCCAGAAGCTTCCAGAAATACACAAAATTTTGATCGATGCGTCTCTTTACTTCAATGCGCCTTCTCAAATGTCAAAGTTTGCAGAGAAAACAAAGCCCCGAACTCCAGGCCAGGTAAGGAAAAGACTTTATTTGTCTTCATATTTCCCTTGGTAAACGAATCAAAGATACGCAAAGGATCAGAAAATACAAAAGCACAAAAGTTTGATTACATTGCAGGTGAGAAAAATTAAATGCCAACTTTTCGCTCTCTGTAGCCTGCTCGGCCAGGCGTGGAGAGCGAGCAGTAAACCAAGAGTACTCCATTTTtactcagggatagtagagcgagcgaaacgctgCGGGGAgacatttttctctttccccGCCGCATCTCACCTATTTCCCGTGGGATGATTTTCACGGGCGCTCACGTTTTGCTcgccctactatccctgaggagaAATGGGGACTATTCATAGTCTATgtgagcagaggcccttcgatcttttTATTTGATAGGGCAGGGCCTTGAACTGAAGGGTCTCTGATCGCAGGGTACGGCGCTAGGAACATTTCTATATAAGCAACAGTGCCAAcggttttttttacaaatatctTTGTGCTGTGAGGGCTTGATATTTTCATGATGCACATAAAAAGGAAGTGATTGTTGATCGAAGTGTATCTCTGTAAGCTTACCCTGTGTGCCAGACTTTTTTAAAAGGGAGGCAGGGCGAAGAAAAATGGGGAAGGAAAAAGAGAGCTTAGATTTGCTACTGTCCATCCTTTCCCCGAGGTTTACCTTTCAACACTAAAATTaatagaaatttttttttccttcgaaGTATTCAAAGGAAAAGTTTAAAGCTGTTACTAAGCAGATGGAGAATGATCATGAAATATTAAAGATTCGCTGAAAGGTTTTTTGGCTAGAGCCAACCAAGGCTTACATGGATTTGTTTTGTAACAACCATGAATTTCTTAGCAGATTACCAAAGTTTGCACGAGCGCTAATCAAATGATTTACATGCCATTCCTTTTACCAAAGGACTTACTCTGTTTGACAACTATTTCAATAGCGTTACAGCGCGCCTGTGCATTGctgtttaattaatttttgacCATCTCTTTGCACCTCGTAGGTTCTCGTAGCCATATTACCTAAAAGGTCCCAGGCCCAGTACTTTGATGTGGAAACCAAACTCTGGAAGCCTTTACCTTCCATGGCAGTTCTGCCTGGAGGAGATCGTTGTGTTTGTACAGAGGTTGTTGGGAACAACTTGTACGTAGCTGTTAATGACTGCGGAAGTAGCCATGTTTACAGCTACAACATTGACAAAAATCTTTGGGAAAAGCTACCACGCCCCCTTGGTTCAATAAACAGTTTGTGTAAGATGAGTGACTTCTTGTATGCAGTCAGTTCTGATTGTAACACTTACCCACAGAGGTATAGCTTTGCTAAGCGCCAGTGGCAAAGTATTAGTAGAGTATGTTCAATGGGCACGGATCAAGAGAATTTTGTCCGAGAACGGTATCTGTTCGGTTTTTCTTTAGATAATGTTTGTTACAATGGAGCAGCAGTGTTTGATTCAAGGCTTAATACATTTTTTGAATGCACTTACAGTAAATTGGTTTACCATTCCTACACTGGGAGACCATTACCTCATCCAGAAACATGCACAGTTAAGCGAGTTGTGAGGCAGAGCTTTTCGGAGTCAAGCAATTGGTGGATCATACTAAGATCCAACGGATTGAATTCCTATGGATTTACCCCTTTTGTTGTAAACCAAAAACTTTACGCTGCGGGGGGAAGGGGAGCTGACATCCCAGATAGAGAACCTGCTCATGTCTCTGTCTATGACAAGAACAACGTCAAGTGGTCAGATGTGAACCAATATCACATTCCCCCAAACAACCTTGGGGCTGTTGAAATAGAGGGTAAAGTGTATTTCATCATTAACAAATTTCTTGTCGACAGTGGTATTAGAATCCCATCCACAGAGCTTTATCCTGTTTGTTTGAGTGATTGGGAGGGTCTTAGACACGTTAGCGCAAATGCAGCCTTATGTTATCTTCCATTGAAGGAGGGTATGAAGGGCTGACATCGCAAAAACGCAAAGCCGAGTAATTTATAGGCCATCACTTATATACACAGTTGTAatgaaaaagcatttttaaatCATTGCAAGTTGAAAAACCAGCTTATCATTATTATGGTAAAAATAAGTTGGAAAATGCACAACTACTACAGGCAAAAAATATCTCTGAATGGCTCAGCAGATAAGTAGAATTTTAGACAAGAAAGAGATGCATCCACTGCCTAATGCAGGAGACAGAGCATCTGTTTTTAAGCCTCCTTTGACAGACAGCTCTTATGTTTTGAATATTCTAACTCTTTGTTGAAGGGTTTAAATCAGTAAAATCAAACCGTTATTCTTGCCCCCGTGGCTTTGAAATACGCTACCTATGAATTTTAAGTTCCTTTATTATCAGATTTTCTTGTATCTTGTTTATAACAATCGGAACGATAACATGTATTAACAGTTTACTGTAGCTAAGAATGACTATGCATGATTATATTCGTGGTACATGCTTTTAGTAGGAGTGATATGGACATCTAGTTTGTGAATAAATGAACAGTTCCCTATGTTGGTGTGTAGTATTTTAACCCCCTCCCTCGGTTCAACACCTTAGACAGTTTTCCTATTTATTTCATAAGACTTTATTCACCGTGACATGGAAACAGGGCGAAAAGCATTGCTTGTTGACAATCCGTAGCCCGTAAATTTCAACGTTTCACAcgcaaatttgtgcaaaactgcgaggatcatttctTTTCATAGCTTCATACCCGCAGTTCATATTTTTTAACTTATGTACGTCGCCTACGTGCATTTAAAACTTATTGAGTTGataaaattgagtaatttcattTACTGCATGCAAAGTATCAAAAATAGTGaacttttttcttctgtttgacTGCGCTTTACAGTATAGATTCATTGCCATTGGCAGAACATCTTCTGTGTGAATACTAGGAATGGATAATCGATGTCATGGAGAAAAAACGGTGAAtttccccctctcccccccttacattttttccctttcccctcccTTCTCGCCTCCTCGTAGCTCTATACCCCATCCGGCATggtggaaatatattttttgctgTCGCAGtgagaaaccaaaaaaaaagatagtTAAACGTCAATTGGTATTGATTATAGTTGAGCATTGGTGCTTTCTTTGGGTGATGGGATTACGAATTCACAAGCAAATAAGAAAAGCGTTACGAGAGTCTGCTGGAAATAAATCTTTTCTTCTAGGTTTAAGCAAAGCATACGAAGTAGTTTTAGAATT
Protein-coding sequences here:
- the LOC140951690 gene encoding kelch-like protein 24a — translated: MANTLLSKLAQFRDQEEFIDVRLQVSDTLFPAHRIVLAANSDYFHAMFTNGMKESKQEVIELKEPSISAEALRVLLNSIYTGELCANKENVFDVLAAANHLQITNIVHQCCDFLNVHFVQDRFDFQRYCQLSAVADRHGLKELQENVQHKMASIYKDVCGNEAFLSQINPDQLLSLLVRDDLSAPSETFVFKSVMRWINHHKEERLPVAAKIIEAVRLGLVDVGVLIEELNTEEIQKLPEIHKILIDASLYFNAPSQMSKFAEKTKPRTPGQVLVAILPKRSQAQYFDVETKLWKPLPSMAVLPGGDRCVCTEVVGNNLYVAVNDCGSSHVYSYNIDKNLWEKLPRPLGSINSLCKMSDFLYAVSSDCNTYPQRYSFAKRQWQSISRVCSMGTDQENFVRERYLFGFSLDNVCYNGAAVFDSRLNTFFECTYSKLVYHSYTGRPLPHPETCTVKRVVRQSFSESSNWWIILRSNGLNSYGFTPFVVNQKLYAAGGRGADIPDREPAHVSVYDKNNVKWSDVNQYHIPPNNLGAVEIEGKVYFIINKFLVDSGIRIPSTELYPVCLSDWEGLRHVSANAALCYLPLKEGMKG